One Streptomyces mobaraensis NBRC 13819 = DSM 40847 DNA segment encodes these proteins:
- a CDS encoding copper resistance protein CopC: MSTTVRRLGGLLGALAAALLCVLTAGAGTASAHAALTATDPRQGSVVPEAPRQVRLTFSEGVLLGADSVRVLDPKGARVDDGRPAHVDGRSETAAVALRTGIANGTYTVAWQAVSADSHPVAGAFTFSVGAPSATTVKAAVKGTDPVVGTLYDTARYAAYAGFALLVGGCVFAAVCHTGRGVRRVAVGGWVALFLATAALSLLRGAYTSGRGPGAVLDLSLLGDALSSRPGAALLTRLLLLSAAAVVLAVVFGEHARPGGGRRAYAWGLGAGGGLVAAGLAATWAAAEHASAGLQPWVAMPVDVLHLLGVGVWLGGLAALLAALGAEEPLPGGAARRFSRLAFTAVCVLVATGIYQAWRQVGGWAALTGTEYGRWLLVKVGLVGVLVVLAAFSRRWTARIGDRAPARGPRPKAVPEKPGGAAGASPERAAQLARQRAAMAKAAGRRERAADEGRSGLRRAVLAEAVVAVVLLAVTTVLTTTQPGRAETEQKRAGRTDGGPSASAAGPVEARIAYDTGGKDGRGTARVTVAPGRSGTNTVDVTLTDPAGRPVDVPEVAVSFTEKEKGIGPLRAPLKRLSAGRSRASGFQLPMAGRWQLTLTVRTSEIDQVTEIEDVKID; this comes from the coding sequence ATGAGCACAACCGTTCGCCGGCTCGGCGGCCTGCTGGGCGCGCTGGCCGCCGCCCTGCTCTGCGTGCTGACCGCCGGCGCCGGCACCGCGTCGGCGCACGCCGCGCTGACCGCCACCGACCCCCGCCAGGGCTCGGTGGTGCCGGAGGCGCCGCGCCAGGTCCGGCTGACCTTCTCCGAGGGCGTGCTGCTCGGCGCCGACTCGGTGCGGGTCCTGGACCCCAAGGGCGCGCGCGTCGACGACGGGCGGCCCGCGCACGTCGACGGCCGGTCCGAGACGGCGGCCGTCGCCCTGCGGACCGGGATCGCGAACGGCACGTACACGGTGGCCTGGCAGGCGGTCTCCGCCGACAGCCACCCGGTGGCCGGGGCCTTCACCTTCTCCGTCGGCGCACCCTCGGCGACCACGGTGAAGGCGGCGGTCAAGGGGACGGACCCGGTGGTCGGGACGCTCTACGACACCGCGCGGTACGCCGCCTACGCGGGCTTCGCGCTGCTCGTCGGCGGCTGTGTGTTCGCCGCGGTCTGCCACACCGGGCGCGGGGTGCGGCGGGTCGCGGTCGGCGGCTGGGTGGCGCTGTTCCTGGCGACGGCGGCGCTGTCGCTGCTGCGCGGCGCGTACACGAGCGGCCGGGGGCCCGGTGCCGTCCTCGACCTGTCGCTGCTCGGGGACGCGCTGTCGAGCCGGCCGGGCGCGGCCCTGCTGACCCGGCTGCTGCTGCTCAGCGCGGCGGCGGTGGTGCTGGCCGTGGTGTTCGGCGAGCACGCCCGGCCGGGCGGCGGGCGGCGGGCGTACGCCTGGGGGCTCGGGGCCGGCGGCGGGCTGGTGGCCGCGGGGCTCGCGGCGACCTGGGCGGCGGCCGAACACGCCTCGGCCGGGCTCCAGCCCTGGGTGGCCATGCCCGTCGACGTCCTGCACCTGCTCGGCGTCGGCGTATGGCTCGGCGGACTCGCCGCGCTGCTCGCCGCGTTGGGGGCGGAGGAGCCGCTGCCCGGCGGCGCGGCCCGCCGGTTCTCCCGGCTGGCCTTCACCGCGGTCTGCGTCCTGGTCGCCACCGGGATCTACCAGGCGTGGCGGCAGGTCGGCGGCTGGGCCGCGCTGACCGGTACGGAGTACGGGCGGTGGCTGCTGGTCAAGGTGGGACTGGTGGGAGTGCTGGTCGTCCTGGCGGCGTTCTCGCGGCGCTGGACGGCCCGGATCGGCGACCGGGCGCCCGCCCGCGGGCCGCGTCCCAAGGCCGTACCGGAGAAGCCCGGCGGGGCCGCCGGAGCGTCGCCCGAGCGGGCGGCCCAACTCGCCCGGCAGCGGGCCGCGATGGCCAAGGCCGCCGGGCGGCGGGAGCGCGCCGCGGACGAGGGCCGGTCCGGCCTGCGCCGCGCCGTGCTGGCCGAGGCCGTGGTGGCCGTGGTGCTGCTCGCCGTCACCACCGTCCTCACCACCACCCAGCCGGGCCGGGCCGAGACCGAGCAGAAGCGGGCCGGCCGCACGGACGGCGGTCCGTCGGCGTCCGCCGCCGGACCGGTCGAGGCGAGGATCGCGTACGACACCGGGGGGAAGGACGGACGCGGCACGGCCCGCGTCACCGTCGCCCCGGGGCGCTCCGGCACCAACACCGTCGACGTCACGCTCACGGACCCCGCCGGGCGACCGGTGGACGTCCCCGAGGTGGCGGTTTCGTTCACCGAGAAGGAGAAGGGCATCGGCCCGCTGCGGGCGCCGCTGAAGCGCCTGTCGGCCGGCCGGTCGCGTGCCTCCGGATTCCAGCTGCCCATGGCGGGTCGGTGGCAGCTCACCCTGACCGTACGGACCTCCGAGATCGACCAGGTCACCGAGATCGAAGACGTGAAGATCGACTGA
- a CDS encoding copper chaperone PCu(A)C, whose product MRKSALAAVAAVPLLLAGALVAIAGYGTGSSDKPELSVSGAYMPRPAMDDMAAAYFTVKNDGDSTDQLTKVTTPLSRDVTLHTTDGSRMQHAEKLDVPAKGSLSLAHGGSHLMLGKLDHLPKVGEKIEFTLHFATSAPVRIQVPVEDASYRPKD is encoded by the coding sequence ATGCGCAAGTCCGCCCTCGCCGCGGTGGCGGCCGTTCCGCTGCTGCTGGCCGGCGCGCTGGTGGCGATCGCCGGTTACGGGACCGGCTCCTCGGACAAGCCCGAACTGTCCGTCAGCGGGGCCTATATGCCCCGGCCGGCCATGGACGACATGGCCGCGGCGTACTTCACCGTCAAGAACGACGGCGACTCGACCGACCAGCTCACCAAGGTCACCACGCCGCTCTCCCGCGACGTCACCCTGCACACCACCGACGGCTCGCGGATGCAGCACGCCGAGAAGCTGGACGTCCCGGCGAAGGGCAGCCTGTCCCTCGCGCACGGCGGCAGCCACCTGATGCTGGGCAAGCTCGACCACCTGCCCAAGGTGGGCGAGAAGATCGAGTTCACGCTGCACTTCGCCACGTCGGCGCCGGTGAGGATCCAGGTGCCGGTCGAGGACGCGTCGTACCGGCCCAAGGACTGA
- a CDS encoding SCO family protein — MRMRTKTASTVLALAAALTLSACGGSDDKAEDKPIADVSGGEPKKSPITLDDAKAKPDLVLKDTSEKQYQLVKETAGRPVLLYFGYTYCPDVCSTVVSDMAAAAKKLPQADREKLRIVFVTTDPERDTPARMRKWLDAQGGQDIVGLTGSFDTIQAAAKPLGILVDKPKKEKDGSVTVSHGAQVVGFSPKDDKGHWLYTAETTADQYAKGLPKIVKGENP, encoded by the coding sequence ATGCGCATGCGTACCAAGACCGCGAGCACGGTGCTGGCCCTCGCCGCCGCGCTCACCCTGTCGGCCTGCGGCGGTTCCGACGACAAGGCCGAGGACAAGCCGATCGCCGACGTGTCCGGCGGCGAGCCGAAGAAGTCCCCGATCACGCTGGACGACGCCAAGGCCAAGCCGGACCTGGTCCTCAAGGACACCTCGGAGAAGCAGTACCAGCTGGTCAAGGAGACCGCGGGCCGGCCCGTGCTGCTCTACTTCGGCTACACCTACTGCCCCGACGTCTGCTCGACCGTGGTCTCCGACATGGCCGCCGCCGCCAAGAAGCTGCCGCAGGCCGACCGCGAGAAGCTGCGGATCGTCTTCGTCACCACCGACCCCGAGCGGGACACCCCGGCCCGGATGCGGAAGTGGCTGGACGCCCAGGGCGGCCAGGACATCGTCGGCCTGACCGGCTCGTTCGACACCATCCAGGCGGCGGCCAAGCCGCTCGGCATCCTGGTCGACAAGCCGAAGAAGGAGAAGGACGGCTCGGTCACCGTCAGCCACGGCGCGCAGGTCGTCGGGTTCTCGCCGAAGGACGACAAGGGCCACTGGCTCTACACGGCCGAGACCACCGCGGACCAGTACGCCAAGGGGCTCCCGAAGATCGTCAAGGGGGAGAACCCCTGA
- a CDS encoding YcnI family protein, with amino-acid sequence MNTKTTMPAARTRPAVRAGHLAAVGTAAAAGVLFLAGPASAHVSVQPGTAEKGGYSTISIKVPNEKDNASTVKVELALDPKHPLVSVMPQAVPGWDVKVEKTKLDKPVRMHGKSIDEAVSKVVWTGGKIEPGNFQQFPLSVGQLPTDADELVFKALQTYSDDDVVRWIDPSKPGGEEPEHPAPVLKLVDKPAAGKPAADDKNGKGATAPAAASDDGDGDSTDTTARVLGVVGIVVGVAGAAFGVFAGRRRTAA; translated from the coding sequence ATGAACACCAAGACCACGATGCCCGCTGCCCGCACCCGTCCCGCCGTCCGCGCCGGCCACCTCGCCGCCGTCGGCACCGCCGCCGCTGCCGGGGTGCTGTTCCTCGCAGGGCCCGCCTCGGCGCACGTCAGCGTGCAGCCCGGGACCGCCGAGAAGGGCGGCTACAGCACGATCTCGATCAAGGTGCCGAACGAGAAGGACAACGCCTCGACGGTCAAGGTCGAGCTGGCCCTCGACCCCAAGCACCCACTCGTCTCCGTGATGCCACAGGCGGTGCCGGGCTGGGACGTGAAGGTCGAGAAGACCAAGCTGGACAAGCCGGTGCGGATGCACGGCAAGTCCATCGACGAGGCCGTCAGCAAGGTCGTCTGGACCGGCGGCAAGATCGAGCCCGGGAACTTCCAGCAGTTCCCGCTGTCGGTCGGGCAGCTGCCCACCGACGCCGACGAGCTGGTCTTCAAGGCGCTCCAGACGTACTCCGACGACGACGTGGTGCGCTGGATCGACCCGTCGAAGCCGGGCGGCGAGGAGCCCGAGCACCCCGCCCCCGTCCTGAAGCTCGTCGACAAGCCGGCCGCCGGGAAGCCCGCGGCGGACGACAAGAACGGCAAGGGCGCCACTGCCCCGGCCGCCGCCTCCGACGACGGTGACGGCGACTCCACCGACACCACCGCGCGCGTCCTCGGCGTCGTCGGCATCGTCGTCGGTGTGGCGGGCGCCGCCTTCGGCGTGTTCGCCGGGCGCCGCCGCACGGCGGCCTGA
- a CDS encoding ATP-binding protein, with protein MSIWWSLHLRREAASVPLARRLLVGAMETAGVDPETAYDLAVALSEACANAVEHGGDASTGYRVTARIDGDTCRIEVTDSGPGFASPDSSPDSSSEGSSEGFSESSYEGSYESRKGPAGPAGLRARRRLPRRAEARTPAPVHDEHGRGLFLIESLTDHVHVRNRPGRQGAVVTFDKILKWREDALLKAS; from the coding sequence ATGAGCATCTGGTGGTCACTCCATTTGCGGCGCGAGGCTGCGAGCGTCCCGCTCGCCCGGCGGTTGCTGGTCGGTGCGATGGAGACGGCCGGGGTCGACCCCGAGACGGCCTACGACCTGGCGGTCGCCCTCAGCGAGGCGTGTGCCAACGCGGTCGAGCACGGCGGTGACGCGTCCACCGGCTACCGGGTGACGGCCCGCATCGACGGGGACACCTGCCGCATCGAGGTCACCGACTCCGGGCCGGGCTTCGCCTCCCCTGACAGCTCCCCCGACAGCTCCTCCGAGGGCTCCTCCGAAGGTTTCTCCGAAAGCTCCTACGAGGGCTCCTACGAGAGTCGCAAGGGCCCCGCGGGCCCCGCCGGTCTCAGGGCGCGCCGCCGCCTCCCGCGCCGCGCCGAAGCGCGGACCCCCGCCCCCGTCCACGACGAGCACGGCCGGGGCCTGTTCCTCATCGAGTCCCTCACCGACCACGTCCACGTCCGCAACCGCCCGGGGCGGCAGGGCGCGGTCGTCACCTTCGACAAGATCCTCAAGTGGCGCGAGGACGCGCTGCTGAAGGCTTCCTGA
- a CDS encoding RNA polymerase sigma factor: MDEVLLRSLTPRVLAVLVRRGADFAAAEDAVQDALVEALRVWPDGPPRDPKGWLVTVAWRKFLDATRADAARRRREDRVEEEPPPGPAPSVDDTLRLYFLCAHPSLSPASAVALTLRAVGGLTTRQIARAYLVPEATMAQRISRAKRTVSDVRFDRPGDVATVLRVLYLVFNEGYSGDVDLAAEAIRLTRQLAAVVDHPEVAGLLALMLLHHARRAARTAPDGSLVPLAEQDRSRWDTALIAEGVGILQAALARDRLGEFQAQAAVAALHADAPTAEETDWPQIVEWYDELARLTDSPVVRLNRAVAVGEAEGPRAGLAALAALDASLPSSRLRSSGGDPIPRYTAVAAYLHERDGDLAEAARLYAEAALKAPTLAERDHLTRQAARLNARRRGRRDAAGLRKPSAARPRAT; this comes from the coding sequence ATGGACGAGGTCCTGCTCAGGAGCCTCACGCCGCGCGTCCTCGCCGTCCTCGTCCGCCGCGGAGCCGACTTCGCGGCGGCCGAGGACGCCGTGCAGGACGCGCTGGTCGAGGCGCTGCGGGTCTGGCCGGACGGTCCGCCGCGGGACCCGAAGGGGTGGCTGGTCACCGTGGCGTGGCGGAAGTTCCTCGACGCGACCCGGGCGGACGCCGCCCGGCGCCGGCGGGAGGACCGCGTCGAGGAGGAGCCGCCGCCCGGGCCCGCGCCCTCGGTGGACGACACGCTGCGGCTGTACTTCCTGTGCGCGCACCCGTCGCTGAGCCCGGCGTCCGCGGTCGCGCTCACGCTGCGCGCCGTCGGCGGGCTGACCACGCGGCAGATCGCCCGCGCCTATCTCGTACCCGAAGCGACCATGGCCCAGCGGATCAGCAGGGCCAAGCGCACGGTCTCCGACGTGCGGTTCGACCGGCCCGGTGACGTCGCCACCGTGCTGCGCGTCCTCTACCTCGTCTTCAACGAGGGCTACTCCGGCGACGTCGACCTCGCCGCCGAGGCCATCCGGCTCACCCGGCAGCTCGCGGCCGTCGTCGACCATCCGGAAGTGGCCGGGCTGCTGGCGCTCATGCTGCTCCACCACGCCCGGCGCGCCGCCCGGACCGCGCCGGACGGGAGCCTGGTGCCGCTCGCCGAGCAGGACCGGAGCCGGTGGGACACCGCGCTGATCGCCGAGGGCGTCGGAATCCTTCAGGCGGCCCTGGCCCGCGACCGGCTGGGCGAGTTCCAGGCCCAGGCCGCCGTCGCCGCGCTGCACGCGGACGCGCCGACCGCCGAGGAGACGGACTGGCCGCAGATCGTCGAGTGGTACGACGAGCTCGCGCGCCTGACCGACAGCCCGGTCGTCCGGCTCAACCGCGCGGTGGCCGTCGGGGAGGCCGAGGGGCCGCGCGCCGGGCTGGCGGCGCTCGCGGCGCTGGACGCCTCGCTCCCGAGCTCTCGGCTCCGCTCGAGCGGGGGAGACCCCATCCCCCGCTACACCGCCGTGGCGGCGTACCTCCACGAGCGCGACGGCGACCTGGCGGAGGCGGCGCGGCTGTACGCCGAGGCGGCCCTCAAGGCGCCCACGCTCGCCGAGCGCGACCATCTGACGCGCCAGGCCGCCCGGCTCAACGCCCGCCGCCGGGGCCGACGGGACGCGGCCGGACTCAGGAAGCCTTCAGCAGCGCGTCCTCGCGCCACTTGA
- a CDS encoding YciI family protein, translating to MAKYLLLKHYRGAPAPVNDVPMDQWTPEEISAHVRFMHDFAARLEETGEFVDGNALAPEGEWVRYDGEGRPPVTDGPFPETKDLIAGWMIIDVDSHERAVELAGELSAAPGAGGKPIHEWLEVRPFLTATPGITECH from the coding sequence ATGGCCAAGTACCTGCTGCTGAAGCACTACCGCGGCGCCCCGGCTCCGGTGAACGACGTGCCCATGGATCAGTGGACGCCGGAGGAGATCTCGGCGCACGTGCGGTTCATGCACGACTTCGCGGCCCGGCTGGAGGAGACCGGGGAGTTCGTGGACGGGAACGCACTCGCTCCCGAGGGGGAGTGGGTCCGTTACGACGGGGAGGGACGGCCGCCGGTGACCGACGGGCCGTTCCCCGAGACCAAGGATCTGATCGCCGGCTGGATGATCATCGACGTCGACAGCCACGAGCGGGCGGTCGAGCTGGCCGGGGAGCTGTCGGCCGCGCCGGGGGCCGGCGGGAAGCCGATTCACGAGTGGCTGGAGGTGCGGCCGTTCCTGACCGCGACGCCCGGCATCACCGAGTGCCATTGA
- a CDS encoding RNHCP domain-containing protein: MSTHHHDRAHRSESTHARTTTAGFGRTDTFACVHCGLTVSAGAADGRRRDHCPSCLHSRHVIDHGDGGPSECLGRMTPISIAVLRTGDWMVVHRCVRCDELTSTPVRADDNRLILMRMAVRPLAQPPFPLEAFGDI, from the coding sequence GTGTCCACCCACCACCACGACCGCGCTCACCGGAGCGAGTCCACCCATGCCCGTACCACCACCGCCGGCTTCGGCAGGACCGACACCTTCGCCTGTGTCCACTGCGGCCTGACCGTCTCCGCCGGCGCGGCCGACGGCCGCCGGCGCGACCACTGCCCGTCCTGCCTGCACTCCCGGCACGTCATCGACCACGGCGACGGCGGCCCCTCGGAGTGCCTCGGCCGGATGACTCCCATCTCCATCGCCGTGCTGCGCACCGGCGACTGGATGGTCGTCCACCGCTGCGTACGCTGCGACGAACTCACCTCCACCCCCGTCCGCGCGGACGACAACCGGCTGATCCTGATGCGGATGGCCGTCCGTCCGCTCGCCCAACCCCCGTTCCCGCTCGAGGCGTTCGGGGACATCTGA
- a CDS encoding RNHCP domain-containing protein, producing the protein MPRRKNPRDDGGSRRPQRRKDVLRGQGGHRTADFRCAGCRLAVSLAAPGTAHRNHCPHCLVSLHVDGRVPGDRAASCRGRMEALSLSVRPDGEWLIIHECRSCGELSANRIAGDDNALVLMRLALRPLRDVRAEASGALLAL; encoded by the coding sequence ATGCCGCGACGCAAGAACCCGCGGGACGACGGTGGTTCCCGCCGCCCGCAGCGCCGCAAGGACGTCCTGCGCGGACAGGGCGGCCACCGGACGGCCGACTTCCGGTGCGCCGGCTGCCGGCTCGCCGTGTCCCTTGCCGCACCCGGCACGGCGCACCGCAACCACTGCCCGCACTGCCTGGTCAGCCTGCACGTCGACGGACGCGTTCCGGGCGACCGGGCCGCGTCCTGCCGGGGCCGGATGGAGGCGTTGAGCCTGTCCGTCCGCCCGGACGGCGAGTGGCTGATCATCCACGAGTGCCGGTCCTGCGGCGAACTGAGCGCCAACCGCATCGCGGGGGACGACAACGCCCTCGTCCTGATGCGCCTCGCGCTCCGCCCGCTGCGGGACGTCAGGGCCGAGGCGAGCGGCGCGCTCCTGGCGCTGTGA